In Alosa alosa isolate M-15738 ecotype Scorff River chromosome 23, AALO_Geno_1.1, whole genome shotgun sequence, a single window of DNA contains:
- the LOC125288131 gene encoding indian hedgehog B protein-like — protein MRLATAVTFLTGCALILSSGIGGCGPGRGYGKRRPPRKLTPLAYKQFSPNVAEKTLGASGRYEGKITRNSERFKELTPNYNPDIIFKDEENTGADRMMTQRCKDKLNSLAISVMNVWPGVRLRVTEGWDEDGHHSEESLHYEGRAVDITTSDRDRHKYAMLARLAVEAGFDWVYYESKAHIHCSVKSENSLAAKTGGCFPGTSRVTLEDGSQRLMRDLRPGDHVLASTESDGSGRLLYSPVLTFLHRDPATRKHFHVITTESGARLSLTAAHLLFASDGPCNRTRTATGVDVRTVFASEVQPGACVVVVTSDLQPGGGVELSRVVGVRVWEDRGVFAPLTEHGTLVVDGVLASCYAVVEHQGLAHWAFSPLRALLHWTGPNWNQASGLHWYARALHWIGTVVLDSTHFHPWGV, from the exons ATGCGACTCGCCACGGCGGTGACGTTTCTCACCGGCTGCGCCTTGATTCTCTCGTCGGGCATCGGGGGCTGCGGCCCGGGCAGAGGTTACGGGAAGAGGCGGCCACCGAGAAAGCTAACCCCGCTCGCCTACAAACAGTTCAGCCCTAACGTGGCTGAGAAAACACTGGGCGCGAGCGGCAGGTACGAAGGGAAAATAACGCGCAACTCGGAGCGCTTCAAGGAGCTCACGCCGAACTACAACCCTGACATCATCTTCAAGGACGAGGAGAACACCGGTGCAGACCGGATGATGACGCAG AGGTGTAAGGACAAGCTGAACTCGCTGGCCATCTCGGTGATGAATGTGTGGCCAGGTGTGCGTCTGCGGGTGACGGAGGGCTGGGACGAGGATGGCCACCACTCGGAGGAGTCGCTGCACTACGAGGGCCGCGCCGTGGACATCACCACGTCCGACCGCGACCGCCACAAGTACGCCATGCTGGCCAGACTGGCCGTGGAGGCCGGCTTCGACTGGGTCTACTACGAGTCCAAGGCCCACATCCACTGCAGCGTCAAGTCAG agaactcGCTGGCGGCTAAGACAGGTGGCTGCTTCCCCGGAACGTCGCGGGTAACCCTCGAGGACGGGAGTCAGCGTCTGATGCGTGACCTTCGACCTGGAGACCACGTCCTGGCCTCTACGGAGAGTGACGGCAGCGGCCGTCTCCTCTACAGTCCCGTGCTGACCTTCCTGCACCGCGACCCTGCGACCCGGAAGCACTTCCACGTCATCACCACCGAGAGTGGCGCTCGCCTGTCCCTCACGGCCGCCCACCTCCTCTTCGCCTCGGACGGGCCGTGCAACAGAACCAGGACCGCGACGGGCGTCGACGTACGAACCGTATTCGCCAGCGAGGTGCAGCCGGGGGCGTGCGTGGTGgtggtgacctctgacctgcaGCCAGGGGGCGGCGTTGAGCTCTCGCGCGTGGTGGGGGTGCGGGTGTGGGAGGACCGGGGCGTGTTTGCGCCACTGACGGAGCACGGGACGCTGGTGGTGGACGGTGTGCTGGCGTCCTGCTACGCCGTGGTGGAGCACCAGGGCCTGGCCCACTGGGCCTTCAGCCCGCTCAGGGCCCTCCTCCACTGGACCGGACCCAACTGGAACCAGGCCTCTGGCCTGCACTGGTACGCTCGAGCCCTGCACTGGATCGGAACCGTGGTTCTGGACTCAACACACTTCCATCCCTGGGGGGTGTAG